The following proteins come from a genomic window of Coffea arabica cultivar ET-39 chromosome 11c, Coffea Arabica ET-39 HiFi, whole genome shotgun sequence:
- the LOC113715774 gene encoding uncharacterized protein, whose product MGISSRISGKRRFRYFSSKPCSLLSSNFLNAAQCNSSTGSLSDCCKIRDFSRLPQKKQFFLQPNTDNDSHGFPPSCYFGSFPLLKKHFFSNSASGFSSISQSLLKGSLTGLSKCSISSSSSSIYFCSVVHRSSFTVQKPFHDGRRFCGRLFSVVPSSGSSGMNLLVSEAENSRDCENIENLKDKVCKCDTQMMGKGGDGVDSSPSRNSKIIEIIKNGGKDNDMEIELSLVGSKLPIEAIKPIFTVLNRQNISGLRFFRWILNDNPRLRLSAEVCSLVINNCGFLGDYASMESLLREFRSEKICLDTNAFGFLPVLSTSEDSLVKSVREMIDLLNKVGGSCCNSGICALVEMFCNLDMFEMAKSAIEIAGRRDSLYHILMRQRCKRGHFEEAHAIIREMTVPTVKTYNYLLGCFCKNNGIAEAYSVVEEMTDKGIAADAITFEILIHSSCIQGKMDVAKKLLDKMEVSSMEPRLSTHAALLKAFMSSEQYEEAHNYVIESSVKYKQSSAEIYSLLADLHRAKGNLMAAQGIIVELMDKGLRPSFRVYINIVKQLQKTGRGNLARDFKNRYSKF is encoded by the coding sequence ATGGGAATCTCATCAAGAATCTCTGGAAAAAGGAGATTTAGGTACTTCTCCTCTAAACCCTGCTCTCTTCTCTCATCCAACTTCCTTAATGCCGCTCAATGCAATTCCTCAACTGGGTCACTCTCAGATTGCTGCAAAATTCGTGATTTTAGCAGGCTTCCTCAGAAAAAACAGTTCTTTTTGCAGCCTAATACTGATAATGACTCACATGGGTTTCCTCCAAGTTGCTATTTTGGTTCTTTCCCACTACTGAAAAAGCATTTCTTTTCCAATTCCGCATCTgggttttcttcaatttctcaATCTTTGTTGAAGGGATCATTGACTGGGTTGTCAAAATGTAGCATtagtagcagcagcagcagtatTTATTTCTGTTCAGTTGTTCATAGATCATCTTTTACTGTGCAAAAACCATTTCATGATGGAAGAAGGTTTTGTGGTCGATTATTTTCTGTTGTTCCATCTTCTGGTAGTAGTGGCATGAATTTGTTGGTGTCTGAAGCAGAGAATAGCAGAGATTGTGAGAATATTGAAAATTTGAAAGACAAGGTGTGCAAATGCGATACACAGATGATGGGTAAAGGAGGAGATGGTGTTGATTCATCTCCTAGTAGAAATTCAAAGATTATTGAGATAATCAAGAATGGGGGTAAGGATAATGATATGGAAATTGAGTTGAGCTTGGTGGGTTCAAAGCTTCCTATTGAGGCTATTAAGCCTATTTTTACTGTTTTAAATCGCCAGAACATCTCTGGATTACGCTTCTTTAGATGGATTCTGAATGATAATCCGAGGTTACGTTTGAGTGCTGAAGTATGTAGTCTAGTTATCAATAATTGTGGATTTTTGGGTGATTATGCTAGCATGGAGTCATTACTGCGTGAATTCAGGTCTGAAAAAATTTGCCTTGATACAAATGCATTTGGCTTTTTACCGGTATTGAGTACTAGTGAGGATTCGCTTGTAAAATCAGTGAGGGAAATGATAGATTTGTTGAATAAGGTTGGCGGCTCTTGCTGTAATTCTGGCATTTGTGCATTGGTTGAGATGTTCTGCAATTTGGACATGTTTGAGATGGCCAAGTCTGCGATTGAAATAGCTGGAAGGCGTGATTCACTCTACCATATACTAATGCGCCAAAGATGCAAGAGAGGCCATTTTGAAGAAGCGCATGCTATTATTAGGGAGATGACTGTCCCCACTGTAAAGACTTACAATTACCTGCTTGGATGTTTTTGCAAGAACAATGGAATTGCTGAAGCATACAGTGTGGTTGAGGAAATGACAGATAAAGGGATTGCTGCAGATGCAATAACCTTTGAGATTCTTATACATAGCTCATGCATCCAGGGCAAGATGGACGTTGCAAAAAAGCTTTTGGATAAGATGGAAGTCAGCAGTATGGAACCACGTCTTAGTACACATGCTGCGCTTCTCAAAGCTTTTATGAGTTCAGAACAATATGAGGAGGCTCACAACTATGTGATTGAGTCAAGTGTCAAGTATAAGCAATCAAGTGCAGAAATTTACAGTTTGCTTGCGGACCTTCATAGAGCAAAAGGAAATCTTATGGCTGCACAAGGAATCATTGTAGAATTGATGGACAAGGGTCTCAGGCCTAGTTTTCGAGTTTATATTAATATtgtcaaacaacttcaaaagaCTGGTCGGGGAAATTTGGCTAGAGATTTTAAGAACAGATACTCTAAATTTTGA